Proteins encoded within one genomic window of Amorphoplanes friuliensis DSM 7358:
- a CDS encoding chaplin family protein, translating to MKTWVRKTLSVGVLAAGALLFAPGAAQADVSQDSSQNVGILNGTQVFAPIAVPLNVVGNSIGVAGEANSAGQGINWVESGQQNKGNKGNKGDRRHRGGKNVSQNSYGNFGVLNGTQAYLPVSVPVNVVGNSAAILGLANASGAGVNHVESGKVTERRRGADQDTSGNYGVLNGAQVYAPIDVPINLCGNALSILGLAQSQAACVNGGGHRTESVSQDSSSNYGIANGTQVYAPISAPLNIAGNSIGVAGEANSAAVAKNESGKPGGFSQDSSRNVGILNGTQLAAPISIPVNVCGNSLAVLGLANSAAACGNDVDGDGGNKGNGGHGGHNNGGHGGHNNGGDNGDGDYAGDGDDKGYGDDNDVDGDGGNKGDGYGDGNAADNGDKYGDAPRKAHGKKATTEAAGIDGLTQNLSNAGGLNVGGLNVMDTLTK from the coding sequence ATGAAGACTTGGGTTCGTAAGACTCTCAGCGTCGGTGTCCTGGCCGCTGGTGCCCTCCTGTTCGCCCCCGGTGCCGCGCAGGCCGACGTCTCCCAGGACTCGTCGCAGAACGTCGGCATCCTCAACGGCACGCAGGTGTTCGCACCGATCGCCGTGCCGCTGAACGTCGTCGGCAACTCGATCGGCGTGGCCGGCGAGGCCAACTCGGCGGGCCAGGGCATCAACTGGGTCGAGAGCGGCCAGCAGAACAAGGGCAACAAGGGCAACAAGGGCGACCGTCGTCACCGCGGTGGCAAGAACGTCTCCCAGAACTCGTACGGCAACTTCGGCGTCCTGAACGGGACCCAGGCGTACCTGCCGGTCTCCGTGCCGGTGAACGTGGTCGGCAACTCGGCCGCGATCCTGGGCCTGGCCAACGCTTCCGGCGCCGGTGTCAACCACGTCGAGAGCGGCAAGGTCACCGAGCGTCGCCGCGGCGCCGACCAGGACACGTCGGGCAACTACGGCGTTCTGAACGGCGCGCAGGTCTACGCGCCGATCGACGTCCCGATCAACCTGTGCGGCAACGCGCTCAGCATCCTGGGCCTGGCCCAGTCGCAGGCCGCTTGTGTCAACGGTGGCGGCCACCGCACCGAGTCCGTCTCCCAGGACTCGAGCAGCAACTACGGGATCGCCAACGGCACCCAGGTCTACGCCCCGATCTCCGCGCCGCTGAACATCGCCGGCAACTCGATCGGTGTCGCCGGTGAGGCCAACTCGGCCGCCGTCGCCAAGAACGAGTCCGGCAAGCCGGGTGGCTTCTCCCAGGACTCGTCGCGCAACGTCGGCATCCTGAACGGCACGCAGCTCGCGGCGCCGATCAGCATCCCGGTCAACGTGTGCGGCAACTCGCTCGCCGTCCTGGGTCTCGCCAACAGCGCTGCCGCCTGCGGCAACGACGTTGACGGCGACGGCGGCAACAAGGGCAACGGTGGCCACGGTGGTCACAACAACGGTGGCCACGGCGGTCACAACAACGGTGGCGACAACGGCGACGGTGACTACGCCGGCGACGGTGACGACAAGGGCTACGGCGACGACAACGACGTCGACGGTGACGGCGGCAACAAGGGCGACGGCTACGGCGACGGCAACGCTGCCGACAACGGCGACAAGTACGGCGACGCGCCCCGCAAGGCCCACGGCAAGAAGGCCACCACCGAGGCGGCCGGCATCGACGGTCTCACCCAGAACCTCAGCAACGCGGGTGGCCTGAACGTCGGTGGCCTGAACGTGATGGACACCCTCACCAAGTAG
- a CDS encoding YceI family protein, giving the protein MTDSVVSTREFEGLQIPAAGTYQLDAAHKRVGFVVRHLMVSKVRGNFSEADATIIIAEDPLQSSVTATITTASVQTGTVDRDNHLRTGDFFEAEKYPVMTFRSTGIKSHAGAEFVLDGELTIKDVTKPVELVVEFEGATTSPYGQAVFGFSATTEIDREDWGLTYNMALESGGVMIGKKVKIEIEGEAIRQA; this is encoded by the coding sequence ATGACCGACTCCGTCGTCAGCACTCGCGAGTTCGAGGGTCTCCAGATCCCCGCCGCCGGCACCTACCAGCTGGACGCCGCGCACAAGCGGGTCGGCTTCGTGGTGCGTCACCTCATGGTGAGCAAGGTGCGCGGCAACTTCTCCGAGGCCGACGCCACCATCATCATCGCCGAGGACCCGCTGCAGTCCTCCGTCACCGCGACGATCACCACCGCCAGCGTGCAGACCGGCACCGTCGACCGTGACAACCACCTGCGCACGGGCGACTTCTTCGAGGCCGAGAAGTACCCGGTCATGACGTTCCGCAGCACGGGCATCAAGTCCCACGCGGGCGCCGAGTTCGTCCTCGACGGCGAGCTGACCATCAAGGACGTCACCAAGCCGGTCGAGCTGGTCGTCGAGTTCGAAGGTGCGACCACCAGCCCGTACGGGCAGGCCGTCTTCGGTTTCAGCGCCACCACCGAGATCGACCGTGAGGACTGGGGCCTGACCTACAACATGGCCCTCGAGTCCGGCGGCGTCATGATCGGCAAGAAGGTCAAGATCGAGATCGAGGGCGAGGCCATCCGCCAGGCCTGA
- a CDS encoding acyl-CoA carboxylase subunit beta has product MAFDSEALAQARKRAVAGGAERYHAANAAKGKLFARERISLLVDDGTFVEDGLFANSLADGLPADGVITGNALIDGRDVCVMANDSTVKAGSWGARTVEKIIRIIERAYATGVPMVYLVDSAGARITDQVDLFPGPRGAGKIFHTQVRASGSIPQVCALFGPSAAGGAYIPAFCDVVAMVEGNASMYLGSDRMVEMVTGEKTTLEAMGGARVHCAESGVGHFLCKTEQDALDVVRSYLSYLPSNFEQRPPAADAAEPAKVDLAALVPVSERQAFDMRRYVKGIVDEGSFFEIHALWARELTVGFARLDGEVVGVVGNNSMFKGGVLFVDSADKASRFVQLCDAFNVPLIFLSDVPGFMVGSAVEKQGIIRHGAKMISAVSEATVPKICVVVRKAYGAGLYAMAGPGFDPEATIALPTAKIAVMGAEAAVNAVYANKIAALPEDEREAFVAERRAEYERDIDIMRLAGELVIDTIIEPADLRSELIRRFAAARGKDRGFSRRRHGVTPV; this is encoded by the coding sequence GTGGCATTCGACTCAGAGGCGCTCGCGCAGGCACGGAAGCGGGCGGTGGCCGGCGGTGCCGAGCGCTACCACGCCGCGAATGCCGCGAAGGGCAAGCTCTTCGCCCGCGAGCGCATCAGCCTGCTCGTCGACGACGGGACGTTCGTCGAGGACGGCCTCTTTGCCAACAGCCTGGCCGACGGACTGCCCGCAGACGGTGTGATCACCGGAAATGCCCTCATCGACGGTCGCGACGTGTGCGTGATGGCGAACGACTCGACCGTCAAGGCCGGGTCCTGGGGCGCCCGCACGGTCGAGAAGATCATCCGCATCATCGAGCGGGCCTATGCGACGGGCGTACCGATGGTTTATCTGGTGGATTCCGCGGGCGCGCGGATCACCGACCAGGTCGACCTGTTCCCCGGGCCGCGCGGCGCCGGCAAGATCTTCCACACCCAGGTGCGCGCCTCGGGCTCGATCCCGCAGGTCTGTGCCCTCTTCGGGCCGTCCGCGGCCGGCGGCGCCTACATCCCCGCCTTCTGCGACGTCGTCGCGATGGTCGAGGGCAACGCGAGCATGTATCTCGGCTCCGACCGCATGGTCGAGATGGTCACGGGGGAGAAGACGACCCTCGAGGCGATGGGTGGCGCGCGCGTGCACTGCGCGGAGTCCGGCGTCGGGCACTTCCTCTGCAAGACCGAGCAGGACGCCCTCGACGTCGTCCGCTCCTACCTCTCCTACCTGCCGTCGAACTTCGAGCAGCGACCGCCGGCCGCCGACGCGGCCGAACCGGCCAAAGTGGATCTTGCTGCTCTGGTCCCGGTCAGCGAGCGGCAGGCTTTCGACATGCGCCGGTACGTGAAGGGCATCGTCGACGAGGGCTCGTTCTTCGAGATCCATGCGCTGTGGGCGCGGGAGCTGACGGTCGGTTTTGCCCGGCTCGACGGCGAGGTCGTCGGTGTTGTCGGCAACAACTCGATGTTCAAGGGCGGCGTGCTCTTCGTCGACTCGGCCGACAAGGCGAGCCGGTTCGTGCAGCTCTGCGACGCGTTCAACGTCCCGCTGATCTTCCTGTCCGACGTGCCCGGCTTCATGGTCGGCAGCGCTGTCGAGAAACAGGGCATCATCCGGCACGGCGCCAAGATGATCAGTGCGGTCTCCGAGGCCACCGTCCCGAAGATCTGCGTGGTGGTCCGCAAGGCCTACGGCGCCGGCCTGTACGCGATGGCCGGTCCCGGCTTCGACCCCGAGGCGACGATCGCCCTGCCCACCGCCAAGATCGCGGTGATGGGCGCCGAAGCGGCCGTGAATGCCGTCTACGCCAACAAGATCGCTGCTCTGCCCGAGGACGAGCGTGAGGCCTTCGTGGCCGAGCGCCGCGCCGAGTACGAGCGCGACATCGACATCATGCGCCTGGCCGGCGAGCTGGTGATCGACACGATCATCGAGCCGGCCGACCTGCGCAGCGAGCTCATCCGCCGTTTTGCGGCCGCCCGCGGCAAGGACCGCGGCTTCTCCCGGCGCCGCCACGGCGTCACACCGGTCTAG
- a CDS encoding acyl-CoA dehydrogenase family protein — MVDFRLGEEQEALVASVREFAREQVAPVIADHYERKTFPYDLVRQMGKMGLFGLPFAEEHGGMGGDYFTLCLALEELARIDSSVAITLEAGVSLGAMPIYRFGTPAQKAEWLPRLTSGDALAAFGLTEPGTGSDAGATTTRAVLDETTNEWVINGSKAFITNSGTDITCLVTVMAVTGVKDDGSKELSTIIVPSGTPGFTVAPGYSKVGWCASDTHELAFDDVRVPAANLLGERGRGFAQFLRILDEGRIAIAALSVGLAQGCVDESVKYAKDRVAFGQPIGNYQAVQFMIADMEMRAHTARVAYYDAAARMLAGEDFKHQAALAKLYASEAAMDNARFATQVHGGYGFMNESAVGRFYRDAKILEIGEGTSEVQRMIIARGLGL, encoded by the coding sequence ATGGTCGACTTCCGGCTCGGCGAGGAGCAGGAGGCGCTTGTCGCCAGCGTGCGGGAGTTCGCCCGCGAGCAGGTCGCGCCGGTGATCGCGGATCACTACGAGCGCAAGACCTTCCCGTACGACCTGGTCCGGCAGATGGGCAAGATGGGGCTGTTCGGGCTGCCGTTCGCGGAGGAGCACGGCGGGATGGGTGGCGACTACTTCACGCTCTGCCTGGCGCTGGAGGAGCTCGCCCGCATCGACAGCAGCGTGGCGATCACCCTCGAGGCGGGCGTCTCGCTGGGTGCCATGCCGATCTACCGATTCGGTACGCCCGCACAAAAAGCCGAGTGGCTACCCAGGCTGACCAGCGGTGATGCCCTCGCAGCCTTCGGCCTGACCGAGCCGGGCACGGGGTCGGACGCCGGTGCCACCACCACCCGCGCTGTCCTGGACGAGACGACGAACGAGTGGGTCATCAACGGCTCGAAGGCGTTCATCACCAACTCCGGTACGGACATCACGTGCCTGGTCACGGTCATGGCGGTGACGGGTGTGAAGGACGACGGCAGCAAGGAGCTGTCGACCATCATCGTCCCGTCCGGCACCCCGGGCTTCACTGTCGCACCGGGATACTCCAAGGTCGGCTGGTGCGCGTCCGACACCCATGAGCTGGCCTTCGACGACGTCCGTGTGCCGGCGGCCAACCTGCTCGGTGAGCGTGGCCGCGGTTTTGCGCAGTTCCTCCGGATCCTCGACGAGGGCCGGATCGCCATCGCGGCGCTCTCCGTCGGCCTGGCGCAGGGATGTGTCGACGAGTCGGTCAAGTACGCCAAGGACCGGGTGGCGTTCGGGCAGCCGATCGGCAACTACCAGGCCGTCCAGTTCATGATCGCCGACATGGAGATGCGGGCGCACACGGCCCGGGTCGCCTACTACGACGCCGCGGCGCGGATGCTCGCCGGCGAGGACTTCAAGCACCAGGCCGCTCTGGCCAAGCTCTACGCGAGCGAGGCGGCCATGGACAACGCCCGCTTCGCGACGCAGGTGCACGGTGGCTACGGCTTCATGAACGAGTCGGCTGTGGGCCGCTTCTACCGTGACGCCAAGATTCTGGAGATCGGCGAGGGTACGTCCGAAGTGCAGCGAATGATCATCGCTCGGGGCCTCGGCCTGTAG
- a CDS encoding ATP-binding protein translates to MTSDHGADHDGPGFDAVLRSYRLRAKLTQDELAARAGVGVRTVRDLERGRASRPQRTTVELLAAALGLAGADRLAFLAAARGQQSGIAAPARYVRLPPAGDLIGRDGDVAELHARLSQPRDDGPRGITLVGLAGVGKTSLALTVAHRVAPAYPGGVAGIVVTDGSTAGEVLGGVAAVFGVGRPDDLAPRFAGRSALLLLDAVERASEAVAEALSRLLGQHPTLRFLATGRHPVGLPTERVWPVAPLVAPPAEAGPTLADVAGYPAVALFLDRLARVRDTPVEPDEVAPLSALVRRLGGLPIALELAAARGRVLTVAEILDRYGDRVLDLSGRPAPGGVVSVRDAVAASYRLLPVDEQRALHRLATFRNRWSLDLAEAVIGDGLSTDAVHLLDRLLELGLLSARGARAFRFRLLDVVGDYALERAAAGGDLQAARRRHAEVMADLAQGTAPELKGAHLAEAAARLDDVAGDLGAALTFAAREEPHTALRIAAALPRWWRFRGRDVTGRQWLRRLLADPRTADADPGVRAWAKVGLAQLALEHGSGAEEIGSAEAALADFEKLDEVSGQLTAHTQLAALWMTNRGYDRARQHGAAALELARTSGRIRDMAVAENNLTWHEIRQGDLAAARVRLAQVDRLASRCGEHRLRAVAVANLAEVERLDGRFDEAARLGRDAIVELEEVGDPGHRRRVLATVGLALADGGRLEEAAAVLAELRPAGTMGHADGPAGMSGHGDGPAAIVEAAVSLWRGEEKRAAECFAAAAEAYDGGHDPRDTVEALVGLVRSTPDQERRREAVARLRELCRSGGITLLPRERTLLGADVTREIEAEE, encoded by the coding sequence ATGACGTCCGATCACGGGGCGGACCACGATGGTCCGGGATTCGACGCCGTGCTGCGCAGCTACCGGCTGCGGGCGAAGCTCACGCAGGACGAGCTGGCCGCCCGCGCCGGGGTCGGTGTCCGCACGGTCCGTGACCTCGAGCGCGGCCGCGCCTCCCGCCCGCAGCGCACCACGGTCGAGTTGCTCGCCGCCGCGCTGGGGCTGGCCGGGGCCGATCGGCTGGCGTTCCTCGCCGCGGCACGCGGGCAGCAGTCCGGGATCGCTGCCCCGGCACGCTACGTGCGCCTGCCTCCCGCCGGCGACCTGATCGGCCGTGACGGGGACGTCGCCGAGCTGCACGCCCGGCTCTCGCAGCCGCGCGACGACGGTCCGCGCGGCATCACACTCGTGGGTCTCGCCGGTGTGGGTAAGACCAGCCTCGCCCTGACTGTGGCGCATCGTGTTGCTCCGGCGTACCCGGGTGGTGTGGCGGGGATCGTGGTCACCGACGGCTCGACCGCCGGTGAGGTGCTCGGCGGTGTGGCCGCCGTGTTCGGGGTCGGCCGCCCGGACGATCTGGCACCGCGGTTTGCCGGTCGTTCCGCGTTGCTGCTGCTCGACGCGGTCGAACGCGCCTCCGAGGCGGTGGCCGAGGCCCTGAGCCGCCTGCTCGGTCAGCACCCGACCCTGCGTTTCCTGGCGACCGGCCGGCACCCGGTCGGCCTGCCCACCGAGCGGGTATGGCCGGTCGCGCCGCTGGTCGCGCCGCCCGCCGAGGCGGGTCCGACCCTCGCGGACGTTGCCGGTTACCCGGCCGTCGCCCTCTTTCTCGACCGCCTGGCCCGCGTACGCGATACGCCCGTCGAACCCGACGAGGTGGCACCGTTGTCCGCACTGGTCCGCCGGCTCGGTGGCCTGCCCATCGCCCTGGAGCTGGCCGCAGCCCGCGGGCGCGTGCTCACCGTCGCCGAGATCCTCGACCGGTACGGCGACCGCGTCCTCGACCTCTCCGGCCGCCCCGCCCCGGGAGGTGTCGTCTCGGTGCGCGACGCGGTCGCCGCCAGCTACCGCCTGCTGCCGGTCGACGAGCAGCGTGCCCTGCACCGGCTCGCCACCTTCCGGAACCGCTGGTCGCTGGACCTCGCGGAGGCGGTCATCGGCGACGGGCTGTCGACCGACGCGGTTCACCTGCTGGACCGCCTGCTGGAGCTGGGCCTGCTCAGCGCCCGGGGCGCGCGGGCGTTCCGCTTCCGCCTGCTCGACGTGGTCGGCGACTACGCACTCGAACGTGCCGCCGCCGGTGGTGACCTGCAGGCCGCGCGTCGCCGGCACGCCGAGGTCATGGCCGACCTGGCCCAGGGGACAGCGCCCGAGTTGAAAGGCGCACATCTGGCCGAGGCTGCTGCGCGGCTCGACGACGTCGCCGGTGACCTCGGTGCCGCGCTGACTTTTGCCGCCCGCGAGGAGCCGCACACTGCCCTGCGTATCGCCGCTGCTCTGCCGCGGTGGTGGCGGTTCCGCGGGCGGGACGTCACCGGTCGGCAGTGGTTGCGGCGGCTGCTGGCCGACCCGCGGACGGCTGACGCGGATCCGGGCGTACGCGCTTGGGCCAAGGTCGGTCTGGCCCAGCTGGCGCTGGAGCACGGATCCGGCGCCGAGGAGATCGGCTCGGCCGAGGCGGCCCTGGCCGATTTTGAGAAGCTCGACGAGGTGTCCGGGCAGCTCACCGCGCACACCCAGCTGGCCGCGCTGTGGATGACCAACCGCGGTTACGACCGGGCGCGGCAGCATGGCGCCGCCGCGCTCGAGCTGGCCCGCACCAGCGGCCGGATCCGTGACATGGCCGTGGCCGAGAACAACCTGACCTGGCACGAGATCCGCCAGGGGGATCTCGCCGCCGCCCGGGTGCGGCTCGCCCAGGTCGACCGGCTGGCCAGCCGGTGCGGTGAGCACCGGTTACGGGCCGTCGCGGTGGCGAACCTCGCCGAGGTGGAACGCCTCGACGGCCGTTTTGACGAGGCCGCACGTCTGGGTCGCGACGCCATCGTCGAGCTCGAGGAGGTCGGCGACCCGGGGCACCGGCGCCGGGTGCTGGCAACGGTCGGGCTCGCCCTGGCCGACGGCGGGCGGCTGGAGGAGGCGGCGGCGGTGCTGGCCGAGCTGCGACCGGCCGGAACGATGGGCCACGCCGACGGGCCGGCCGGGATGTCGGGTCACGGCGACGGGCCGGCGGCCATCGTCGAAGCAGCGGTGTCGCTGTGGCGGGGCGAAGAAAAACGCGCGGCGGAGTGCTTCGCGGCGGCTGCCGAGGCCTACGACGGTGGGCACGATCCGCGCGACACGGTGGAGGCGCTCGTCGGGCTCGTGCGCAGCACCCCGGATCAGGAACGCCGGCGGGAAGCGGTCGCTCGTCTGCGCGAGCTGTGCCGAAGCGGAGGAATCACGCTGCTGCCCCGCGAGCGGACGCTGCTCGGCGCCGACGTGACCCGCGAGATCGAGGCGGAGGAGTGA
- a CDS encoding glutamate-cysteine ligase family protein codes for MGKDLSGVVIAQDDRVHYRHKVRRCLEVLSSMLGNSAFDADSPTTGLEIELNLMDADAEPAMRNAEILANLADPTFQPELGQFNLELNARPRLISGNGFADYEDDILDSLARVEDRAKKSDSTIVLIGSLPTLRPAHLVLANLSANERYRALNDQIVGARGEQFSVDINGVERLQTTNDSIAPEAACTSVQCHLQVPPDRFAAYWNASQAVAGVQVAIGANSPYLHGRELWAETRIALFEQATDTRTDELKAQGVRPRVWFGERWITSVTDLFEENARYFPPLLPIIDDEDPLAVLEAGGVPRLGELRLHNGTVYRWNRPVYDVMNGLPHLRVENRVLPAGPTVVDMLANAAFYFGMIRELAEEDRPIWETLPFTDAEDNFHAAARRGIEASLAWPGLGTVPVTRLVLDVLLPKAYAGLDRFGVDPGLRDRLLGVIEGRCGSGRNGAWWQVGAVRRGEGRGLSRDAALHAMLLRYRSLQALNCPVHLWPGE; via the coding sequence ATGGGTAAGGACCTCTCAGGGGTCGTCATCGCTCAGGACGATCGGGTCCACTATCGGCACAAGGTGCGTCGCTGCCTCGAGGTGCTCTCCTCGATGCTCGGCAACTCCGCCTTCGACGCCGACAGCCCCACGACCGGGCTCGAGATCGAACTCAACCTGATGGACGCGGACGCCGAACCGGCCATGCGGAACGCCGAGATCCTGGCCAACCTGGCCGACCCGACCTTCCAGCCCGAACTCGGCCAGTTCAACCTCGAACTGAACGCCCGGCCCAGGCTGATCAGCGGAAACGGGTTCGCCGACTACGAGGACGACATCCTCGACAGCCTCGCCCGGGTCGAGGACCGCGCGAAAAAATCGGACAGCACCATCGTGCTGATCGGCAGCCTCCCCACCCTGCGACCGGCGCACCTGGTCCTGGCCAACCTCTCCGCGAACGAGCGGTACCGAGCCCTCAACGACCAAATCGTCGGCGCCCGCGGCGAACAGTTCAGCGTCGACATCAACGGCGTCGAACGGCTGCAGACGACCAACGACTCGATCGCGCCCGAGGCGGCGTGCACCAGCGTGCAGTGCCACCTGCAGGTGCCGCCGGACCGGTTCGCCGCGTACTGGAACGCGTCACAGGCCGTGGCCGGCGTTCAGGTGGCGATCGGGGCGAACTCCCCGTACCTCCACGGCCGTGAGCTGTGGGCCGAGACGCGGATCGCGCTGTTCGAGCAGGCCACGGACACCCGTACGGACGAGCTCAAAGCCCAGGGCGTACGCCCGAGGGTGTGGTTCGGGGAACGCTGGATCACCTCGGTGACCGACCTGTTCGAGGAGAACGCGCGGTACTTCCCGCCACTGCTCCCGATCATCGACGACGAAGACCCGCTCGCGGTGCTCGAAGCCGGTGGGGTGCCGCGGCTGGGCGAGCTGCGGCTGCACAACGGCACGGTCTACCGCTGGAACCGCCCCGTCTACGACGTGATGAACGGGCTGCCGCATCTGCGAGTGGAAAACCGGGTGCTGCCGGCGGGGCCGACCGTCGTCGACATGCTCGCCAACGCGGCGTTCTACTTCGGCATGATCCGGGAGCTCGCCGAAGAGGACCGGCCGATCTGGGAGACGCTGCCGTTCACGGACGCGGAGGACAACTTCCACGCTGCTGCACGGCGCGGGATCGAAGCGTCACTCGCGTGGCCAGGGCTCGGAACCGTTCCGGTGACACGGCTCGTGCTGGACGTGCTGCTGCCCAAGGCGTACGCGGGGCTCGATCGGTTCGGGGTTGATCCGGGGCTGCGGGACCGGCTGCTCGGGGTGATCGAGGGGCGGTGTGGCAGTGGGCGGAATGGGGCTTGGTGGCAGGTCGGGGCTGTTCGGCGGGGGGAGGGGCGGGGGCTTTCGCGGGATGCGGCTTTGCATGCGATGTTGCTTCGATATCGCTCTCTTCAGGCTTTGAACTGTCCTGTTCATCTTTGGCCTGGGGAGTGA
- a CDS encoding MarR family winged helix-turn-helix transcriptional regulator: MGTNFDDSRLTAIGLFAEAFAGLTNRFAAQFDEHRVSPVEFEVLMRLARSPKNRLRMTDLAGQTSLSTSGVTRVVDRMDRGGLIRREACPSDRRSSYAVITDAGLARLEEILPGHLALVQQWFIGQLEPAQLSQMMDSLRTIRDAVNPCATAGSVSDGVTETAA, translated from the coding sequence GTGGGTACCAACTTTGACGACTCCCGCCTGACCGCCATCGGCCTGTTCGCCGAGGCGTTCGCGGGGCTGACCAACCGTTTCGCCGCCCAGTTCGACGAGCACCGGGTGTCCCCGGTCGAGTTCGAGGTGCTGATGCGCCTCGCCCGCTCGCCGAAGAACCGTCTGCGGATGACCGACCTCGCCGGGCAGACCTCGCTGTCCACCAGCGGTGTGACCAGGGTGGTCGACCGCATGGACCGCGGCGGCCTGATCCGCCGCGAGGCCTGTCCGAGCGACCGCCGCAGCTCGTACGCCGTGATCACCGATGCCGGGCTCGCGCGGCTCGAGGAGATCCTGCCCGGCCATCTGGCCCTGGTGCAGCAGTGGTTCATCGGCCAGCTCGAGCCCGCCCAGCTCTCCCAGATGATGGATTCGCTGCGCACCATCCGGGACGCCGTGAATCCCTGCGCGACCGCGGGCAGCGTCAGCGACGGCGTTACCGAGACGGCCGCGTAG
- a CDS encoding hydroxymethylglutaryl-CoA lyase, producing MTDTVSIREVAPRDGLQNEEPIATDHKVRLIDALSRTGVQRIEAVSFVHPKAIPQMADADEVWARSWHNPDVRYSALIPNTRGAERAIRAGFREIEVVVSASDTHNRRNLNRSTDESLDDITGLIPLIHAAGATLEVIVATSFGCPFEGDIDPKRVASIVERVRADGADRIAFGDTTGMATPRRVRDLLSGVRPDLLHFHNTRGTGLANVLTALELGVTEFDASVGGIGGCPYAPGASGNIATEEVVHMLEDMGISTGIDLEKLIAVAELAEGLLGRTLPSGVLRAGPRTRLV from the coding sequence ATGACGGACACCGTCTCGATCCGCGAGGTCGCCCCCCGGGACGGCCTGCAGAACGAGGAGCCGATCGCGACCGACCACAAGGTCCGGTTGATCGACGCGCTCTCCCGTACCGGAGTCCAGCGGATCGAGGCCGTGTCGTTCGTCCATCCGAAGGCGATTCCGCAGATGGCGGACGCGGACGAGGTCTGGGCGCGGTCCTGGCACAACCCCGACGTCCGTTATTCCGCGCTGATCCCCAACACCCGTGGCGCCGAGCGGGCGATCCGGGCGGGCTTCCGGGAGATCGAGGTGGTGGTGTCGGCGAGTGACACCCACAACCGCCGCAATCTCAACCGCTCGACCGACGAGTCGCTCGATGACATCACCGGTCTGATCCCGCTGATCCATGCCGCCGGCGCCACCCTCGAGGTGATCGTCGCGACGAGTTTCGGCTGCCCCTTCGAGGGTGACATCGACCCGAAGCGGGTGGCCTCCATCGTGGAGCGGGTCCGCGCCGACGGCGCCGACCGCATCGCGTTCGGTGACACCACCGGCATGGCGACTCCCCGCCGGGTGCGTGATCTTCTTTCCGGGGTACGCCCGGACCTGCTCCACTTCCACAACACCAGGGGTACGGGGCTGGCGAACGTCCTGACGGCGCTGGAGCTGGGTGTGACGGAGTTCGACGCGAGCGTGGGCGGAATCGGCGGCTGCCCGTACGCCCCGGGGGCCTCCGGCAACATCGCGACGGAAGAGGTCGTGCACATGCTCGAGGACATGGGCATCAGCACGGGAATCGACCTGGAGAAGCTCATTGCTGTCGCCGAGCTGGCCGAAGGGCTGCTCGGGCGCACACTCCCGTCGGGTGTTCTTCGGGCCGGACCGCGTACCAGATTGGTCTGA